The Mycolicibacterium smegmatis genome has a window encoding:
- a CDS encoding SDR family NAD(P)-dependent oxidoreductase: MDVRSAFDLSGRTALVTGGNQGLGKAFAIALAQAGARVAFSGRNAERNEKTAAEAAAAGHQLHAITADITRAEDVERMTAEAIDALSHIDILVNNAGTCHHGESWTVTEEQWDDVFDLNVKALWACSLAVGAHMRERGSGSVVNIGSMSGIIVNRPQMQPAYNASKAAVHHLTKSLAAEWAPLGIRVNALAPGYVKTDMAPVDRPEFKRYWIDDTPQLRYAVPEEIAPSVVFLASDAASFITGSVLVADGGYTAW; the protein is encoded by the coding sequence ATGGATGTGCGTTCGGCATTCGATCTGAGCGGGCGCACTGCGCTGGTGACCGGCGGAAACCAGGGCCTGGGCAAGGCTTTCGCGATCGCACTCGCACAGGCCGGTGCCCGTGTGGCCTTCTCGGGCCGCAACGCCGAACGCAACGAGAAGACCGCGGCCGAGGCCGCCGCGGCCGGACACCAACTGCACGCGATCACGGCCGACATCACCAGGGCCGAGGACGTCGAGCGCATGACGGCCGAGGCCATCGACGCGCTCAGTCACATCGACATCCTGGTCAACAACGCGGGCACGTGCCACCACGGTGAGTCCTGGACGGTCACCGAAGAGCAGTGGGACGACGTGTTCGACCTCAACGTCAAGGCGCTGTGGGCGTGTTCGCTCGCCGTCGGTGCGCACATGCGTGAGCGCGGCAGCGGCTCGGTGGTCAACATCGGCTCGATGTCGGGCATCATCGTCAACCGCCCCCAGATGCAGCCCGCGTACAACGCCTCCAAGGCCGCGGTGCACCACCTCACGAAATCCCTTGCCGCCGAGTGGGCCCCGTTGGGAATCCGGGTCAACGCGCTGGCTCCCGGATACGTGAAGACCGACATGGCCCCGGTTGACCGGCCGGAGTTCAAGCGGTACTGGATCGACGACACCCCGCAGCTGCGCTACGCGGTGCCCGAGGAGATCGCGCCCAGCGTGGTGTTCCTGGCCAGCGACGCGGCCTCCTTCATCACCGGCTCGGTGCTCGTCGCGGACGGCGGATACACCGCATGGTAG
- a CDS encoding zinc-dependent alcohol dehydrogenase, with product MVGTEIRRVVVSALDDIAIETVPQPEPGPGEVRVRTVLVGICGSDLHAACGHHPFIDLPYRPGHEAVGVVEMLGAGVDDSWLGARVAVEPNLACGACAQCRDGRYNICRELRVFGCQTPGALADSFVIGADRLVRLDDALDDRHAILIEPLATPVHTVRRAEQVVGDLTDRPVVVIGAGPIGLFALLAARHAGARVVVADLLESKRVRAERLGAVGTFDPAAPDAVATALDLLGGPAAVVIDCVARESSVAQAVDLVDKGGAVMIVGVAEGATPVPLGLIQDREIALIGNLMYVRDDFAAAIDMLASGAVPVDEIISAEYEFDHTDEAFAASADGENVKVLVSMGNPS from the coding sequence ATGGTAGGAACCGAGATCAGAAGGGTCGTCGTCAGCGCGCTCGACGACATCGCGATCGAGACCGTGCCGCAACCGGAGCCGGGCCCCGGCGAGGTGCGGGTGCGCACCGTGCTGGTTGGCATCTGCGGATCCGATCTGCACGCCGCGTGCGGACACCACCCGTTCATCGACCTGCCGTACCGGCCCGGACACGAGGCCGTCGGCGTGGTGGAGATGCTCGGTGCGGGAGTCGACGACTCCTGGCTGGGCGCACGCGTGGCCGTCGAACCCAACCTGGCGTGCGGTGCGTGCGCACAGTGCCGCGACGGGCGCTACAACATCTGCCGCGAACTGCGGGTGTTCGGCTGCCAGACCCCGGGCGCGCTCGCTGACTCGTTCGTCATCGGCGCCGACCGGCTCGTACGACTCGACGACGCCCTCGACGACCGCCACGCGATCCTCATCGAACCGCTGGCCACCCCGGTGCACACCGTGCGCCGCGCCGAGCAGGTCGTCGGTGATCTCACGGACCGCCCGGTCGTCGTGATCGGCGCCGGACCCATCGGCCTGTTCGCGCTGCTGGCCGCCCGCCACGCGGGCGCGCGGGTCGTGGTGGCCGATCTGCTGGAGTCCAAACGGGTACGCGCCGAACGGCTCGGCGCCGTCGGCACTTTCGATCCCGCAGCCCCCGACGCGGTCGCGACCGCGCTCGATCTGCTCGGCGGTCCGGCCGCGGTGGTGATCGACTGCGTGGCGCGCGAGAGCTCGGTGGCCCAGGCGGTCGACCTGGTGGACAAGGGCGGTGCGGTGATGATCGTCGGGGTCGCCGAAGGCGCCACACCCGTGCCGCTCGGGTTGATCCAGGACCGCGAGATCGCACTCATCGGCAACCTGATGTACGTTCGCGACGATTTCGCCGCCGCCATCGACATGCTCGCATCGGGCGCGGTGCCGGTCGACGAGATCATCAGCGCCGAATACGAATTCGACCACACCGACGAGGCATTCGCGGCCTCGGCCGACGGTGAGAACGTGAAAGTCCTGGTATCGATGGGAAACCCGTCATGA
- the xypA gene encoding sugar ABC transporter xylitol/L-sorbitol-binding protein XypA produces the protein MNITSKIGAIAAAGAVGLGLTACGAGDTAANSDTKRIGVTVYDMSSFITEGKEGMDTYAKANNIELVWNSANNDVSTQASQVDSLINQGVDAIIVVPVQADSLGPQVASAKSKGIPLLAVNAALETPDLAGNVQPDDVAAGAQEMQMMADRLGGKGNIVILQGPLGGSGEINRGKGIDQVLAKYPDIKVLAKDTANWKRDEAVNKMKNWISSFGPQIDGVVAQNDDMGLGALQALKEAGRTGVPIVGIDGIEDGLNAVKSGDFIGTSLQNGTVELSAGLAVADALVKGEDVKTDPVYVMPAITKDNVDVAIEHVVTERQKFLDGLVELTQQNLKTGDIAYEGIPGQTQP, from the coding sequence ATGAACATCACGTCGAAGATCGGCGCGATTGCCGCCGCCGGGGCCGTCGGACTGGGCCTGACCGCGTGCGGCGCGGGCGACACCGCGGCCAACAGCGACACCAAGCGCATCGGCGTCACGGTGTACGACATGAGCTCGTTCATCACCGAGGGCAAGGAGGGGATGGACACCTACGCCAAGGCCAACAACATCGAGCTGGTGTGGAACTCGGCCAACAACGACGTGTCCACCCAGGCCAGCCAGGTCGACTCGCTGATCAACCAGGGCGTGGACGCCATCATCGTCGTTCCGGTGCAGGCGGATTCGCTCGGCCCGCAGGTCGCCTCGGCCAAGTCCAAGGGCATCCCGCTGCTCGCGGTCAACGCCGCGCTGGAGACTCCCGACCTGGCCGGCAACGTGCAACCGGACGACGTGGCGGCCGGTGCGCAGGAGATGCAGATGATGGCCGACCGCCTCGGCGGCAAGGGCAACATCGTGATCCTGCAGGGCCCACTCGGCGGCTCCGGAGAGATCAACCGCGGCAAGGGCATCGACCAGGTGCTCGCCAAGTATCCCGACATCAAGGTGCTGGCCAAGGACACCGCGAACTGGAAGCGCGACGAGGCCGTCAACAAGATGAAGAACTGGATCTCGTCGTTCGGCCCGCAGATCGACGGCGTGGTCGCGCAGAACGACGACATGGGTCTCGGTGCGCTGCAGGCGCTCAAGGAAGCCGGCCGCACGGGCGTGCCGATCGTCGGGATCGACGGCATCGAGGACGGTCTGAACGCCGTCAAGAGCGGTGATTTCATCGGCACGTCACTGCAGAACGGCACCGTCGAACTGTCGGCGGGGCTCGCGGTCGCCGACGCGCTGGTGAAGGGCGAGGATGTCAAGACCGATCCGGTCTACGTCATGCCCGCGATCACCAAGGACAACGTCGACGTCGCGATCGAGCACGTGGTGACCGAGCGCCAGAAGTTCCTCGACGGTCTGGTGGAGCTCACACAGCAGAACCTCAAGACGGGCGACATCGCCTACGAGGGCATCCCGGGGCAGACCCAGCCCTGA
- a CDS encoding ABC transporter permease, with the protein MTTELKPDDAVPDSSATVTSPTTGEPVKLFSRAWATGIAVRYSMVIVMLLVIAYFSYRSARFATPDNLVTILVAAAPFALIALGQTLVILTGGIDLSVGSVIAVSAMAGAATAKANPGQVWLTVLVSMLVGLAVGCVNGFLVSRINVPPFIATLGTLTAGSGLAYVIGGGAPINGLPPEFGSIANTKILGLQIPVLLMIIGIIALAIIMKRTTYGMRVYAVGGNRHAAEIAGINAKNVLFSVYAFSGLLAGLSGVMLASRVISGPPNLGQGYELDAIAAVVIGGASLMGGRGTIWGTALGLLMIQTLNNGLDILVVPAYWQDVIKGVLIVAAVAVDVWSSRRRT; encoded by the coding sequence GTGACCACCGAATTGAAACCCGACGACGCCGTGCCGGATTCCTCCGCCACCGTCACCTCACCGACCACGGGCGAACCCGTCAAGCTGTTCTCCCGGGCCTGGGCCACGGGCATCGCGGTGCGCTACTCGATGGTGATCGTGATGCTGCTGGTCATCGCGTACTTCAGCTACCGCAGCGCCCGGTTCGCCACCCCGGACAACCTGGTGACGATCCTCGTCGCCGCAGCACCTTTCGCGCTCATCGCGCTGGGGCAGACGCTGGTCATCCTGACCGGCGGCATCGACCTGTCGGTCGGCAGCGTCATCGCGGTGTCGGCCATGGCGGGCGCGGCCACCGCGAAGGCCAACCCCGGCCAGGTGTGGCTGACCGTGCTGGTGTCGATGCTGGTCGGTCTCGCGGTGGGCTGCGTCAACGGATTCCTGGTGTCGCGCATCAATGTCCCGCCGTTCATCGCCACCCTGGGCACGCTCACCGCGGGGTCTGGTCTGGCGTATGTGATCGGCGGCGGCGCACCGATCAACGGCCTGCCGCCGGAGTTCGGGTCGATCGCCAACACCAAGATCCTGGGTCTGCAGATCCCGGTGCTGCTGATGATCATCGGCATCATCGCGCTCGCGATCATCATGAAGCGCACCACCTACGGCATGCGGGTCTACGCCGTCGGCGGCAACCGCCACGCCGCCGAGATCGCCGGTATCAACGCCAAGAACGTGCTGTTCAGCGTTTACGCGTTCTCGGGTCTGCTGGCCGGTCTGTCGGGCGTCATGCTGGCGTCGCGCGTCATCTCCGGTCCGCCCAACCTCGGCCAGGGTTACGAACTCGACGCCATCGCGGCCGTCGTGATCGGTGGCGCGAGCCTCATGGGCGGCCGCGGAACCATCTGGGGTACCGCGTTGGGTCTGCTGATGATCCAGACCCTCAACAACGGCCTGGACATCCTGGTGGTCCCGGCCTATTGGCAGGACGTCATCAAGGGCGTGCTGATCGTCGCCGCGGTCGCGGTCGACGTGTGGTCGTCCCGGCGACGAACTTGA
- a CDS encoding sugar-binding transcriptional regulator, which produces MGPDELFQRAVIARRYYLEGRTRVQIAEEFGISRFKVARMLDEALGSGMVEIKIHNPGSIDVELSTALQRRYGLQHAYAVMTSPDSDPRGTDTVGADDRVASVAKAMAELLQSILRDGDVIGVDCGRTLAHIADHITELPHCDVVQLTGMAGAITHNGVDLVRRISEVSGGQTWPLYAPLVVSDARTAASLASSQQIQDTIAQHAKVTCAIVSVGAWVEGASQVYSSLTTTEVEALEAAGVCAESCALLLDAEGNRLPGLDDRRMGIDEATLREIPTVIAIATGPEKIAATRAVLRSGMVSSLVTDVEIAAAVLDDNANEEGAKRT; this is translated from the coding sequence ATGGGACCCGATGAGCTGTTCCAACGCGCGGTGATCGCGCGCCGCTACTACCTCGAAGGACGAACCCGCGTCCAGATCGCCGAGGAATTCGGCATCTCCCGGTTCAAGGTCGCCCGCATGCTCGACGAAGCACTCGGCTCCGGCATGGTCGAGATCAAGATCCACAACCCGGGATCCATCGACGTCGAGCTGTCCACCGCGCTGCAGCGGCGCTACGGGCTACAGCACGCGTACGCCGTGATGACCAGCCCCGACAGCGATCCGCGCGGCACCGACACCGTCGGCGCCGACGACCGCGTCGCCTCGGTCGCCAAGGCCATGGCCGAGCTGCTGCAGTCGATCCTGCGCGACGGCGACGTGATCGGCGTGGACTGCGGCCGCACCCTGGCGCACATCGCCGACCACATCACCGAACTCCCGCACTGCGACGTCGTCCAGCTCACCGGTATGGCAGGCGCGATCACGCACAACGGCGTCGACCTGGTGCGCCGGATCAGCGAGGTCAGCGGCGGGCAGACCTGGCCGCTGTATGCCCCGCTGGTGGTGTCGGACGCCCGCACGGCCGCGAGCCTGGCGAGCAGCCAGCAGATCCAGGACACCATCGCGCAGCACGCGAAGGTCACGTGCGCGATCGTCTCGGTCGGCGCCTGGGTCGAGGGCGCCTCGCAGGTGTACAGCTCGCTGACCACCACCGAGGTGGAGGCCCTGGAGGCCGCGGGCGTGTGCGCCGAATCGTGCGCGCTGCTGCTCGACGCCGAAGGCAACCGCCTGCCCGGGCTCGACGACCGCCGGATGGGCATCGACGAGGCCACACTGCGGGAGATCCCGACCGTCATCGCGATCGCCACCGGCCCGGAGAAGATCGCGGCGACACGCGCGGTGCTGCGCTCGGGAATGGTCTCATCACTGGTCACCGACGTCGAGATCGCCGCCGCGGTGCTCGACGACAACGCAAACGAGGAAGGCGCAAAGCGAACATGA
- a CDS encoding sugar ABC transporter ATP-binding protein codes for MSPNALLECTDIHKSFGGVPVLKGISLQLEPGTVTALAGENGAGKSTLMKIISGQYNADQGEVSVKGATLTPGNTRDAVRHGVAIVPQELASIEDMTVYENLFVGRELKRGPFLNRRAMIAEAKETLAVFDVGISPTARMGSLPVGLRQIVEIVKAARTGAQVVMLDEPTSAISEREVEGLYKIVRRLRDHGVAMVYTTHKMAEIRAIADRVVVLRDGGLILDKPIDDVSDDDIVTAMIGRELEALFPDRPEPADETVLEVRDLQVEGASEPVSFSVRAGEIVGLAGLVGAGRTELLEAIFGARRSTAGDVVVRGRSVKRNQPAAAITAGMAMVPEDRKLSGAVLSMSVLDNGTLPRLSSFSIAGWLRGKSRTQAVSEVMSSVRLRSRGLGQEVGTLSGGNQQKVVLARWLTGKVNVLLLDEPTRGVDVGARSEIYRIITEFAAQGMAVVMASSDMPEVVGLSHRAFVMRGGAFVGELDREALDHPEVQESVFRLATALDARSDQTSQEITS; via the coding sequence ATGAGTCCCAACGCTCTGCTCGAATGCACCGACATCCACAAGAGTTTCGGCGGTGTGCCGGTGCTCAAGGGCATCAGCCTGCAACTCGAGCCCGGTACGGTCACCGCGCTGGCCGGCGAGAACGGCGCAGGCAAGTCCACGCTGATGAAGATCATCTCGGGTCAGTACAACGCCGACCAGGGTGAGGTGTCGGTCAAGGGCGCCACCCTCACCCCGGGCAACACGCGCGACGCCGTCCGGCACGGTGTGGCGATCGTGCCGCAGGAACTCGCGTCCATCGAGGACATGACCGTCTACGAGAACCTGTTCGTCGGACGTGAACTCAAGCGCGGACCGTTCCTCAACCGGCGCGCGATGATCGCCGAGGCCAAGGAGACCCTCGCGGTCTTCGACGTCGGCATCTCGCCGACCGCCCGCATGGGCAGCCTGCCCGTGGGCCTGCGCCAGATAGTCGAGATCGTCAAGGCCGCCCGCACCGGCGCCCAGGTGGTGATGCTCGACGAGCCGACCTCGGCGATCTCCGAGCGCGAGGTGGAGGGCCTGTACAAGATCGTGCGTAGGCTGCGCGACCACGGTGTCGCGATGGTCTACACCACGCACAAGATGGCCGAGATCCGCGCGATCGCCGACCGTGTCGTGGTGCTGCGCGACGGCGGGTTGATCCTCGACAAACCGATCGACGACGTGTCCGACGACGACATCGTCACCGCGATGATCGGCCGCGAACTCGAGGCGCTGTTCCCGGACCGTCCCGAACCCGCCGACGAGACCGTGCTCGAGGTGCGCGACCTTCAGGTCGAGGGCGCCTCGGAACCGGTGTCCTTCTCGGTGCGCGCCGGTGAGATCGTCGGTCTGGCCGGGCTGGTCGGCGCCGGGCGAACCGAGTTGCTGGAGGCCATCTTCGGCGCCCGCCGCAGCACCGCGGGTGACGTGGTGGTGCGCGGGCGCAGCGTCAAACGCAACCAGCCCGCGGCCGCGATCACCGCGGGCATGGCGATGGTGCCCGAGGACCGCAAGCTGTCCGGTGCGGTGCTGTCGATGAGCGTCCTGGACAACGGCACGCTGCCGCGGCTGTCCTCGTTCTCCATCGCGGGCTGGCTGCGGGGCAAGTCCCGCACGCAGGCCGTGTCGGAGGTGATGTCGTCGGTGCGGCTGCGCAGCCGCGGGCTCGGCCAGGAGGTCGGCACGCTCTCCGGCGGCAACCAGCAGAAGGTGGTGCTCGCGCGGTGGCTGACCGGCAAGGTCAACGTCCTGCTGCTCGACGAGCCCACACGCGGCGTCGACGTCGGCGCCCGCAGCGAGATCTACCGCATCATCACCGAATTCGCCGCGCAGGGGATGGCCGTGGTGATGGCGTCCTCGGACATGCCGGAGGTCGTCGGCCTGTCCCATCGCGCCTTCGTCATGCGCGGCGGCGCGTTTGTCGGCGAACTCGACCGAGAAGCGCTCGACCATCCCGAGGTCCAAGAGTCGGTGTTCCGGTTGGCCACCGCACTGGACGCCAGAAGTGACCAGACAAGCCAGGAGATCACATCGTGA
- a CDS encoding NAD(P)-dependent alcohol dehydrogenase, whose protein sequence is MNAVAADARGTMRASVLTSVGTVVVEDRPVPTPGPHEVLVEVAAVGVCGSDVHYYRHGRIGDFVVNEPMILGHELSGRIAAVGEGVDPARVGQRVAVEPQHPCRRCEQCKAGRYNLCPEIKFYATPPIDGAFCRYVTIDDDMAHAVPDSISDDAAALLEPLSVAIATMRKAGVVPGSSILIAGAGPIGVICAQTARAFGAARIVVTDLVAERRERVLRFGATEVLDPAVDDVAALDPKVDAFVDASGAAPAVVSGIKAVGPAGNVVLVGMGADDVTLPVGYIQNMEINVTGVFRYTDTWPAAIHLVSSGAVDLDALVTGRYDLDHVAEALDSDSDPASLKSIVVPE, encoded by the coding sequence ATGAACGCCGTCGCAGCCGATGCCCGCGGCACCATGCGCGCCAGCGTGCTTACCTCGGTGGGCACGGTGGTGGTGGAGGACCGGCCGGTGCCGACCCCGGGCCCGCACGAGGTGCTCGTCGAGGTCGCGGCCGTCGGGGTGTGCGGTTCCGACGTGCACTACTACCGGCACGGTCGTATCGGCGACTTCGTGGTCAACGAGCCGATGATCCTGGGCCACGAGTTGTCGGGACGGATCGCGGCGGTCGGTGAGGGCGTCGACCCCGCACGGGTCGGACAGCGCGTCGCGGTCGAACCGCAGCACCCGTGCCGGCGCTGCGAGCAGTGCAAGGCCGGCCGCTACAACCTGTGCCCCGAGATCAAGTTCTATGCCACCCCGCCGATCGACGGGGCGTTCTGCCGCTACGTCACCATCGACGACGACATGGCCCATGCCGTGCCGGACTCCATCTCCGACGACGCCGCGGCGCTGCTCGAACCGCTGTCGGTGGCCATCGCGACCATGCGCAAGGCCGGCGTCGTACCAGGTTCGTCGATCCTCATCGCAGGCGCCGGGCCCATCGGCGTGATCTGCGCGCAGACCGCGCGCGCGTTCGGTGCCGCGCGCATCGTGGTGACCGATCTGGTGGCCGAACGCCGCGAGCGGGTCCTGCGGTTCGGGGCCACCGAGGTGCTCGATCCCGCGGTCGATGACGTCGCCGCACTCGACCCCAAGGTCGACGCGTTCGTCGATGCCAGCGGCGCCGCGCCTGCCGTGGTGTCCGGCATCAAGGCCGTCGGCCCCGCGGGCAACGTCGTGCTGGTCGGCATGGGCGCCGACGACGTGACGCTGCCCGTCGGCTACATCCAGAACATGGAGATCAACGTGACCGGCGTGTTCCGGTACACCGACACGTGGCCTGCGGCAATCCATCTCGTGAGTTCTGGTGCTGTCGATCTCGACGCGCTGGTGACCGGTCGCTACGACCTCGACCATGTCGCCGAGGCCCTCGACAGCGACAGCGACCCCGCGAGCCTCAAGTCGATCGTGGTGCCCGAGTGA
- the thpA gene encoding sugar ABC transporter xylitol/D-threitol-binding protein ThpA: protein MRLGTTAFAIASATALGLGLTACGAGDPAANSDTTRIGVTVYDMSSFITAGKEGMDAYAKDNNIELIWNSANLDVSTQASQVDSMINQGVDAIIVVPVQADSLAPQVASAKAKGIPLVPVNAALDSKDIAGNVQPDDVAAGAQEMQMMADRLGGKGNIVILQGPLGQSGELDRSKGIEQVLAKYPDIKVLAKDTANWKRDEAVNKMKNWISGFGPQIDGVVAQNDDMGLGALQALKESGRTGVPIVGIDGIEDGLNAVKSGDFIGTSLQNGTVELAAGLAVANRLAKGEPVNKEPVYIMPAITKDNVDVAIEHVVTERQQFLDGLTELINKNLETGDIAYEGIPGQKQP from the coding sequence ATGAGACTGGGGACAACGGCGTTCGCGATCGCCTCGGCAACCGCGCTGGGGCTGGGTCTGACGGCTTGCGGTGCGGGTGACCCCGCCGCGAACAGTGACACCACGCGCATCGGCGTGACGGTGTACGACATGAGCTCGTTCATCACCGCAGGCAAGGAGGGGATGGACGCCTACGCCAAGGACAACAACATCGAGTTGATCTGGAACTCGGCCAATCTCGACGTCTCGACGCAGGCCAGCCAGGTCGACTCCATGATCAACCAGGGCGTGGACGCGATCATCGTCGTTCCCGTGCAGGCGGATTCGCTCGCGCCGCAGGTCGCCTCGGCCAAGGCCAAGGGCATCCCGCTGGTCCCGGTCAACGCCGCGCTCGACAGCAAGGACATCGCGGGCAACGTCCAGCCCGACGATGTGGCCGCAGGCGCGCAGGAGATGCAGATGATGGCTGACCGCCTCGGCGGCAAGGGCAACATCGTGATCCTGCAGGGTCCGCTGGGGCAGTCCGGTGAACTGGACCGCAGCAAGGGCATCGAGCAGGTCCTGGCCAAGTATCCGGACATCAAGGTGCTGGCCAAGGACACTGCGAACTGGAAGCGCGACGAGGCCGTCAACAAGATGAAGAACTGGATCTCGGGCTTCGGGCCGCAGATCGACGGTGTGGTGGCGCAGAACGACGACATGGGTCTCGGTGCGCTGCAGGCGCTCAAGGAGTCCGGCCGCACAGGCGTGCCGATCGTCGGCATCGACGGCATCGAGGACGGTCTGAACGCCGTCAAGAGCGGTGATTTCATCGGCACCTCACTGCAGAACGGCACCGTCGAACTCGCGGCCGGTCTCGCGGTGGCCAACCGCCTCGCCAAGGGCGAACCGGTCAACAAAGAGCCCGTGTACATCATGCCCGCGATCACCAAGGACAACGTCGACGTCGCGATCGAGCACGTGGTCACCGAGCGTCAGCAGTTCCTCGACGGCCTCACCGAGCTGATCAACAAGAACCTCGAAACCGGCGACATCGCCTACGAGGGCATCCCCGGCCAGAAGCAGCCCTGA